One Malus sylvestris chromosome 14, drMalSylv7.2, whole genome shotgun sequence DNA segment encodes these proteins:
- the LOC126598749 gene encoding blue copper protein-like translates to MQGRESFTQTNFSQSLSICPSFSISLAMALRNTAALIFFVMMVLSGVCLGDVYRVGDSDGWTSRGLVDYNKWASTKEFHVGDTLIFAYNSQYHNLMQVTKQDFESCNTTAAITVYTSGSDTITLRRPDHYYFLCGAPGHCQAGQKVDIKVTLPIPQSSLASPNPAPQGSLPSDSHPNSNPSSAPTIYFSKLGLAVTTLVLCLLSVVF, encoded by the coding sequence ATGCAAGGTCGCGAGTCTTTCACTCAAACAAATTTCAGTCAATCACTCTCGATTTGTCCTTCCTTTTCTATTTCTTTAGCCATGGCTCTGCGAAATACTGCTGCACTAATTTTCTTCGTGATGATGGTGCTTTCTGGTGTTTGTTTAGGTGATGTTTATAGAGTTGGCGATTCTGATGGGTGGACATCTCGAGGTCTCGTTGATTACAACAAGTGGGCTTCAACAAAAGAGTTTCATGTCGGCGATACTCTTATATTCGCTTACAATAGTCAATACCACAACTTGATGCAAGTTACCAAGCAAGATTTTGAATCTTGCAATACTACCGCTGCGATCACAGTTTATACCTCTGGTTCCGATACCATCACCCTTAGAAGGCCCGACCACTATTACTTTCTTTGTGGTGCTCCAGGCCACTGTCAAGCGGGACAAAAGGTTGATATCAAGGTTACACTTCCTATACCGCAGAGTTCGCTGGCAAGTCCTAACCCGGCACCTCAGGGATCTTTGCCTTCAGATTCTCATCCAAACTCAAATCCAAGCAGTGCCCCGACTATTTATTTTTCGAAGCTTGGGTTGGCCGTTACCACTCTTGTGCTATGTCTTTTGAGTGTTGTATTTTAG
- the LOC126599459 gene encoding uncharacterized protein LOC126599459 — MNSVFSSHSLFVSLPRCQFLPCIQTQPQHMVINRVYRRNHCVPPPSLSFPFISHQSLHTRQTPFGATAPSNEGVVSVINFDDFAEKDWSFLDSGDFSSNQDYNLKIDRIISAGEIEEASRVMVSIGSEGFVDRLVESSPCSLLLVVHDSLFVLAGIKEKYDKVKCWQGELIYVPDKWAPLDVVFLYCLPAVPLKLDEVFKTLARCFPQGARLVISHPQGREVLEQQRRQYPDVVTSDLPEKSTLEEAATEHSFELTEYVDEPCFYLAVLKFVGARN; from the exons ATGAATTCTGTTTTCTCATCTCACTCTCTTTTCGTTTCCTTGCCTAGATGCCAGTTCCTACCTTGTATTCAAACACAACCTCAACATATGGTCATAAACCGTGTTTATCGCCGGAATCATTGTGTCCCACCTCCATCTCTTTCATTTCCTTTTATTTCACATCAGTCTTTGCATACTCGCCAAACACCTTTTGGTGCCACGGCTCCATCAAATGAAGGCGTAGTGTCTGTAATCAACTTTGACGATTTTGCTGAGAAAGACTGGTCCTTTCTTGATTCAGGTGATTTCAGTTCCAACCAAGATTATAACCTTAAGATTGATCGCATTATATCCGCAGGAGAGATTGAAGAAGCTTCGAGGGTTATGGTTTCAATTGGTTCTGAAGGATTTGTGGATCGGTTGGTTGAATCATCACCCTGCAGTCTCCTGCTGGTTGTCCATGATTCACTTTTTGTTTTAGCTGGcattaaagaaaaatatgacAAGGTTAAGTGTTGGCAAGGAGAATTGATATATGTACCTGATAAGTGGGCGCCCTTAGATGTTGTGTTCCTTTATTGCCTTCCAGCCGTGCCCTTGAAACTTGACGAAGTGTTTAAAACACTTGCAAGGTGTTTTCCACAAG GTGCGAGACTGGTTATTAGCCATCCCCAAGGAAGAGAAGTTTTGGAGCAGCAACGACGACAGTATCCAGATGTTGTAACTTCTGACTTGCCTGAGAAGAGTACTTTAGAGGAAGCGGCAACCGAACATTCTTTCGAATTAACCGAATATGTTGATGAACCTTGTTTTTACCTTGCTGTATTAAAGTTTGTTGGGGCAAGAAACTGA
- the LOC126599458 gene encoding uncharacterized protein LOC126599458 codes for MPGLAQRNDQFSNGSSPIYSLSSPNGFWSKHRGDVSYNQLQRFWSDLSPQARQKLLRIDKQTLFEQARKNMYCSRCNGLLLEGFFQIVMYGKSLKQEGTCEQLSCNRSRAPKNQNDGGSSISNGCHDEIPDPSVHPWGGLTITREGSLTLIDCYLYCNSLKGLQNVFDSARARERERELLYPDACGGGGRGWISQGMASYGRGHGTRETCALHTARLSCDTLVDFWSALGEETRQSLLRMKEEDFIERLMYRFDSKRFCRDCRRNVIREFKELKELKRLRREPRCTNWFCVADTAFQYEVSDASVQADWRHTFADTVGTYHHFEWAVGTGEGKSDILEFENVGMNGSVKVNGLDLGGLSACYITLRAWKLDGRCTELSVKAHALKGQECVHCRLIVGDGYVTITRGESIRRFFEHAEEAEEEEDDDSMDKDGNELDGECSRPQKHAKSPELAREFLLDAATVIFKEQVEKAFREGTARQNAHSIFVCLALKLLEERVHVACKDIITLEKQMKLLEEEEKEKREEEERKERRRTKEREKKLRRKERLKGKEKDKDMECSEVNETPALDVVSKEESSLHADEEPNSSISCKDSVIEADDQILSRPGSPETRDEQFQKDFIILKSEDHCYESPDGEITNGRGDTGSFTVEQSKFSRRRLKYRREAQLDASLKWSDRHRYATVSDSASVVSRSESRCNADNFETPSRVINGSNRQLRVNGPKSSGRHSGPKFTEKFLSPSNRMSDRYDFNSCSCNKNTEYRAKVEPHVSAARLGWDTKTASKSESALDMSKQFYRGNRYNQVGDLRDSCVRPKSKVNYGDNPSRDLVHPKKIWEPMYPRSNSDSDVTLRSFAFKHEDKIVKSPGDICAGEDGVDAGEIDEDNNLKESRKSSTGMDVNCQSGFHAGAQDSCNSTKATYEEIGLCPTGSVLHSIDSTSNGTSDPTVSSTSNSDNCSSCLSEGDSNTTSSHHGHQESSSTSDSEDASQQSGGRETSIFIPNGFRDHEVGMENNQSAKGESIESRTPIGPSLSGAGSNIFGNPSTKIAQSFDSGLSAVNVGSQHHGMLPLMHNQNVQFPVFQGPSTMGYYHQSPVSWPAAPANGMLTFPNHYLYAGPLGYGINGNSGFCMQYPVQHIPPLFTTPGSVPIYQPVINREEQTQISTPCMQDYPNEASTESVDPSGAHSRQATPTGERANDDNSGKLHTNNDGFSLFHYGGPVANPPGYMPSKEQTVTDSPLKCSDHVENDQACYKKEATIEEYNLFAASNGIRFQFF; via the exons ATGCCCGGTTTAGCTCAGAGAAATGACCAATTCAGTAATGGGTCGTCGCCCATTTACTCACTATCTTCGCCCAACGGATTTTGGTCCAAGCATCGTGGCGATGTTAGCTACAATCAGCTCCAGAGG TTTTGGAGTGATCTATCACCACAAGCTCGACAGAAGCTTCTCAGGATTGACAAGCAAACCCTTTTTGAACAAGCTCGGAAGAACATGTACTGCTCTAGATGCAATGGGTTACTGCTTGAAGGTTTTTTTCAGATTGTCATGTATGGCAAGTCTTTGAAGCAGGAGGGAACATGCGAGCAACTATCCTGCAACAGGTCAAGGGCCCCCAAAAATCAAAACGATGGTGGATCAAGTATTAGTAATGGGTGCCATGACGAAATACCAGATCCATCTGTCCATCCTTGGGGTGGTCTAACCATAACGCGTGAGGGGTCATTGACGCTGATTGATTGCTATTTGTATTGTAATTCTCTCAAGGGACTTCAAAAT GTGTTTGACAGTGCACGTGCAAGAGAACGAGAACGTGAGTTGCTTTATCCTGATGCATGTGGCGGGGGAGGTCGGGGTTGGATAAGCCAAGGAATGGCAAGTTATGGCAGAGGACATGGAACAAGAGAAACTTGTGCATTGCACACTGCTAGGCTTTCTTGCGATACATTGGTTGATTTCTGGTCAGCACTTGGAGAAGAAACTCGACAGTCTCTTCTTAGGATGAAGGAAGAGGATTTTATTGAGAGGCTCATGTACAG GTTTGATAGCAAGAGATTTTGCAGAGATTGCAGAAGGAATGTGATTCGTGAGTTCAAGGAGCTAAAGGAGCTGAAGCGCTTGAGGAGGGAACCTCGCTGCACTAATTGGTTTTGTGTTGCAGACACCGCATTTCAGTATGAG GTATCTGATGCCTCAGTACAAGCTGATTGGCGCCATACTTTTGCCGACACTGTTGGTACATACCATCATTTTGAGTGGGCAGTTGGAACAGGCGAGGGAAAATCAGATATTCTGGAATTTGAAAATGTTGGCATGAATGGAAGTGTGAAGGTCAATGGTCTAGATCTCGGTGGTTTAAGTGCATGCTACATTACCCTGAGGGCTTGGAAACTAGATGGCCGTTGCACCGAGCTTTCTGTAAAAGCTCATGCATTGAAGGGTCAAGAATGTGTTCACTGTAGGCTTATTGTCGGAGATGGCTATGTAACAATCACAAGAGGAGAAAGTATTAGAAGATTTTTTGAGCATGCTGAagaggcagaggaagaagag GATGATGATTCTATGGACAAAGATGGAAATGAACTGGATGGAGAATGCTCCCGTCCGCAAAAACATGCGAAGAGTCCTGAACTTGCTCGAGAATTTCTACTAGATGCTGCAACTGTTATTTTCAAGGAACAG GTGGAAAAAGCATTTAGAGAAGGAACAGCTCGTCAAAATGCACATAGCATCTTTGTTTGTCTTGCACTAAAACTGCTGGAAGAGCGAGTTCATGTTGCCTGCAAAGATATAATTACTCTTGAAAAGCAG ATGAAGCTtctagaagaggaagaaaaagaaaagcgtGAAGAAGAAGAGCGCAAAGAGAGGAgaagaacaaaagaaagagagaaaaaattgCGAAGAAAGGAGAGGttgaaagggaaagaaaaagacaaagaTATGGAATGTTCTGAAGTAAATGAAACTCCTGCTCTTGATGTTGTCTCCAAGGAAGAATCATCACTACATGCTGATGAGGAGCCTAATAGTTCCATTAGCTGCAAGGATTCAGTTATTGAAGCTGATGATCAGATTTTATCTAGGCCTGGATCTCCTGAGACACGTGATGAACAGTTCCAAAAAGATTTTATCATTTTAAAAAGTGAAGACCACTGTTATGAAAGTCCTGATGGTGAAATCACCAATGGAAGAGGTGATACTGGTTCTTTTACAGTTGAGCAATCAAAGTTTTCACGACGGAGATTAAAATATAGGAGAGAAGCTCAACTAGATGCATCTTTGAAGTGGTCTGACCGACACAGATATGCCACTGTTTCAGACAGTGCTTCTGTGGTTAGTAGATCTGAGTCGAGATGTAATGCTGACAATTTTGAGACTCCATCAAGGGTCATCAATGGATCAAATAGGCAATTAAGAGTGAATGGCCCGAAGTCCAGTGGTCGACATAGTGGTCCTAAGTTTACTGAGAAGTTTCTCTCCCCAAGTAACAGGATGAGTGACAGATACGACTTCAATTCTTGCAGCTGTAACAAAAACACTGAATATAGAGCAAAGGTAGAACCCCATGTTTCTGCTGCCAGATTGGGATGGGATACTAAAACTGCAAGTAAGTCAGAATCTGCATTAGATATGTCCAAGCAATTCTATCGTGGTAACAGGTATAACCAAGTAGGAGACTTGCGTGATAGTTGTGTAAGACCCAAAAGCAAAGTCAATTATGGGGACAATCCTAGTAGAGATTTGGTTCATCCCAAGAAAATTTGGGAGCCCATGTATCCTAGAAGTAACTCAGACTCCGATGTTACCTTGAGGTCATTTGCTTTCAAGCATGAAGATAAAATCGTGAAGTCACCTGGTGATATATGTGCAGGTGAAGATGGGGTAGATGCAGGTGAGATTGATGAGGATAATAACTTGAAGGAATCAAGAAAATCCAGCACAGGAATGGATGTCAACTGTCAGAGTGGATTTCATGCAGGAGCACAGGATTCTTGCAACTCAACAAAAGCCACTTATGAGGAGATTGGATTATGCCCTACCGGTTCTGTACTTCATTCCATTGACTCTACATCAAATGGAACTTCTGACCCCACTGTCAGCAGTACTTCTAATTCTGATAACTGCTCGTCATGCCTAAGTGAGGGAGATAGCAATACAACCTCGTCACATCATGGACATCAGGAATCTTCATCCACATCAGATTCAGAAGATGCCAGCCAGCAATCAGGAGGAAGGGAAACTTCTATATTCATTCCAAATGGTTTCCGAGACCATGAAGTTGGTATGGAGAATAATCAGAGTGCAAAAGGAGAGTCTATCGAAAGCAGGACACCGATTGGTCCTTCACTGAGTGGAGCAGGGAGTAACATTTTTGGGAATCCATCAACAAAAATTGCTCAGAGTTTTGATAGTGGTTTGTCTGCTGTTAATGTGGGTTCACAGCATCATGGCATGCTTCCTCTGATGCATAACCAAAATGTACAGTTTCCCGTGTTTCAAGGTCCTTCAACAATGGGTTACTATCACCAAAGTCCAGTTTCATGGCCTGCTGCTCCAGCAAATGGAATGCTAACATTTCCGAACCATTACTTATATGCTGGTCCTCTTGGGTATGGTATAAATGGAAATTCAGGCTTCTGCATGCAGTATCCTGTGCAGCACATACCTCCTTTGTTTACTACCCCTGGCTCCGTTCCAATTTATCAGCCAGTCATCAACAGAGAGGAGCAAACTCAGATATCTACCCCGTGTATGCAAGACTATCCTAATGAAGCTAGTACAGAGAGTGTGGATCCATCTGGAGCTCATTCAAGGCAAGCAACACCAACTGGAGAAAGAGCGAACGATGATAATTCTGGAAAATTGCATACGAACAATGATGGCTTTTCCTTATTCCATTATGGTGGCCCTGTTGCTAATCCACCGGGATATATGCCTTCGAAAGAACAGACTGTTACGGATTCTCCTTTAAAATGTTCGGATCATGTTGAGAATGATCAGGCATGTTACAAGAAGGAGGCTACCATTGAAGAATACAACCTGTTTGCAGCAAGTAATGGCATAAGGTTTCAATTCTTCTGA